A genomic window from Candidatus Ancaeobacter aquaticus includes:
- a CDS encoding efflux RND transporter periplasmic adaptor subunit, translating to MESHNTQTPSNDRKRSFLPVIIIGIGVALAAIIILTKPVEKQRKFEQVPVLVQVEPLKSSSELITVRAMGTVIPAQEIVLKPRVSGEVLEISPHFIPGGRFKTGELILQIDPADYKLIEEQKEAEVARAQYDYKMELGQQEIAKHEWGMIETSKDQNELDQELVLRKPHLKKAKASLGAAQASLERADLDLKRTSVTAPFNCVVRSKNVDLGAQVDPQTQLATLIGTDEYWVQVSIPVSRLKWLTLPTNIHKTGSSTVIQLSAEDNRENEWEGHIVGRNSELETQGRMAQVLVSVKDPLDLDHTAGPKIPLLIGSYVNVQIEGKTIDAVYTIPRSALRDGNKIWIVGSDNTLLIKKVAIVWREEDQVYVKNNITNGDLLVTSNIPIPVAGIKLEIEDKNESVK from the coding sequence ATGGAATCACATAATACTCAAACACCTTCTAACGATAGAAAACGGAGTTTTTTACCGGTCATTATAATTGGCATCGGCGTCGCACTTGCCGCTATAATTATACTGACTAAACCGGTTGAAAAACAAAGAAAATTTGAACAGGTGCCTGTTCTTGTTCAAGTTGAACCTTTGAAGAGTTCTTCCGAACTCATAACTGTAAGAGCAATGGGGACAGTGATACCCGCTCAGGAAATCGTCTTAAAACCGCGGGTAAGCGGTGAAGTACTAGAAATTTCCCCTCATTTTATTCCCGGTGGCAGATTTAAAACAGGAGAGCTTATTTTACAAATAGATCCTGCAGACTACAAACTCATTGAAGAACAAAAAGAGGCTGAAGTTGCACGAGCGCAATATGATTATAAAATGGAACTCGGACAGCAGGAAATAGCAAAACATGAATGGGGTATGATTGAAACAAGTAAAGATCAAAACGAACTTGACCAGGAACTTGTACTTAGAAAACCGCATCTCAAAAAAGCAAAGGCCTCACTAGGCGCAGCACAAGCGTCTTTAGAGCGTGCTGACCTCGACCTCAAAAGAACTTCAGTAACCGCTCCTTTTAATTGTGTTGTACGCTCAAAAAACGTAGATCTCGGGGCACAGGTTGACCCGCAAACACAACTGGCGACACTTATTGGAACTGACGAGTACTGGGTACAGGTCTCAATACCGGTAAGCAGACTCAAGTGGCTTACGTTACCGACAAACATACATAAAACAGGGTCCAGCACTGTTATACAATTATCAGCCGAAGACAACAGAGAAAACGAATGGGAAGGACACATCGTTGGAAGAAACAGCGAACTTGAGACACAGGGAAGAATGGCACAGGTCTTGGTTTCCGTAAAAGACCCTCTTGACCTTGATCACACTGCGGGTCCAAAGATACCGCTTCTTATCGGTTCGTATGTAAATGTTCAGATCGAAGGAAAAACAATAGATGCCGTATACACAATACCGCGAAGCGCCCTGCGTGATGGAAACAAAATCTGGATTGTTGGAAGTGACAATACGTTGCTCATTAAAAAAGTTGCAATAGTCTGGCGAGAAGAAGATCAAGTGTACGTCAAAAACAATATAACCAACGGCGATTTGCTCGTAACAAGCAATATTCCTATACCGGTCGCGGGGATAAAACTTGAAATCGAGGATAAAAACGAATCTGTAAAATAA
- a CDS encoding glycogen/starch synthase, whose product MRKHTVFFITTLIYIAMCSSHGICVTNQYLAPETTFKSRLTDISSDDTDTATYKETYTTVADPPYDPKQEVYDARKPYRPNWLEMQVMCSIFFDTKNELPKDFLFASTAKKLKEYGINRDPHPDKDYRYMGYLLMSLMDKGIVKYIAKKDDQEYYDLATDPIIAAVWAFDIQNIRKMIAGTLNTCRKKNDYSQLRIIFDKLSHAAALQEQFPIEARYPISKAVALLSQADQRDLVKWIETLDEGDSLYAAPLTYSLYLQLYLAKEGVSEVQLRKWAETWVDRYFSDMKGRKVYMVTPEGHALKGGLGRVMKYHTEGLLKLGLDVVFVEPYYRYKRVDKETLGEVDYTNSDPDKLAIGVPLSQVEKIYTFPLEVIFRKDGLVTDDVVVEVYKGVRDVYGKEMVTYMIRDNLTSEQKEYLEKSLGIDDPYFVKTLYEYSDSLEAVEDYMFTEFFTKAAWKFIKWNEAKRKETLGKKWKGAVVDLNDSQSLLLSAWAQMDRVQNPADQIVNNTLLSGTTHTYRNRGFKGAYQDWWARIFTNMGIPREYHWLMVNSEKQVDMASIGLRGSDYTKGVSGIHAYEVQGYDPMLKMLYGVTNGDDLNYSTTQFRNIYHEKYGDKSQSETTFDQMARSITTFQINEVKKEAKRKLGELLLGKKNEILKAEGILTDTNPIDPNLMVVSYSGRFVPEKGGRNRAFVDENLRVLLGKGVQVVIFGNVQPYPASEDMGRKMRKLANKLNREMETNGKKGKLIFIPSFSIDEQIALLAASDVQVQDSERRTGACEYTEADVSANCGLQFSPPFWEGLIGIQGEPINYKEGSGNTVIPSDSTPEAYLESFEMLVDLYNSGDILKYQLNSIYISNVLEASQVAAEYIKQWATNVENKSIITEYPYFRFRVITDGSGSKKIRILVHPKNRDVVPNVIRWGTADSTLSNAPWYNIQDDILLFDEKSGYYIAERDIPFGNQFISFAINYKGGQWDNNRVYSDKHQGYIVKNYHIDVSNIPQFKAEPVIVEPLPVAVESST is encoded by the coding sequence ATGAGAAAACATACTGTATTTTTTATAACTACACTGATTTATATTGCCATGTGTTCTTCACATGGAATATGTGTGACAAATCAGTATCTTGCCCCAGAGACCACATTTAAATCGAGATTAACTGATATTTCAAGCGACGATACAGATACAGCAACGTATAAGGAAACATATACGACAGTAGCTGATCCGCCCTACGATCCAAAGCAGGAAGTATATGATGCTCGCAAGCCATACCGACCCAATTGGCTCGAAATGCAGGTTATGTGCTCGATATTTTTTGATACAAAGAATGAACTTCCTAAAGACTTTTTATTTGCAAGTACAGCAAAAAAATTAAAGGAATACGGGATCAACCGCGATCCTCATCCGGATAAAGATTACAGGTACATGGGCTATCTTTTGATGTCACTTATGGATAAGGGGATCGTTAAGTATATCGCTAAAAAAGATGATCAAGAATATTATGATTTGGCTACGGATCCTATTATAGCTGCTGTATGGGCGTTTGATATACAAAACATCAGAAAAATGATAGCAGGGACACTGAATACATGTAGAAAAAAGAATGATTATTCTCAATTACGGATAATATTTGATAAACTCTCTCACGCTGCAGCTCTTCAAGAACAGTTTCCTATTGAAGCGCGTTATCCAATAAGTAAGGCTGTTGCATTACTCTCACAAGCGGATCAGCGGGATTTGGTGAAATGGATAGAAACACTTGACGAAGGTGATAGTTTATACGCTGCCCCGCTTACATATTCTCTTTATTTACAATTGTATCTTGCTAAAGAAGGTGTGAGTGAAGTGCAACTGAGAAAATGGGCCGAAACATGGGTTGATCGATACTTTTCTGATATGAAGGGGAGAAAAGTGTACATGGTAACGCCTGAAGGACACGCTTTAAAAGGCGGACTGGGCAGAGTTATGAAGTATCATACAGAAGGCCTTTTGAAGCTTGGGCTTGATGTAGTGTTTGTTGAGCCCTATTATCGTTATAAACGTGTAGATAAAGAGACATTAGGAGAAGTTGATTATACAAACTCAGATCCTGATAAATTGGCAATCGGGGTCCCATTATCGCAAGTTGAAAAAATATATACATTTCCGTTAGAAGTTATATTTAGAAAAGACGGGTTAGTGACTGATGATGTGGTTGTAGAGGTGTATAAAGGTGTCCGTGACGTATATGGTAAAGAAATGGTTACCTATATGATAAGAGATAACCTCACAAGCGAACAGAAAGAATACCTTGAAAAATCACTTGGTATAGATGATCCGTATTTTGTTAAAACGCTCTACGAATACAGTGACAGTTTAGAGGCGGTTGAAGACTATATGTTTACGGAGTTTTTTACGAAAGCCGCATGGAAATTCATTAAGTGGAATGAAGCTAAACGAAAGGAAACACTTGGGAAGAAATGGAAAGGTGCGGTGGTTGATTTGAATGACAGCCAGTCCCTCTTGCTTTCGGCATGGGCTCAAATGGATAGGGTGCAGAATCCTGCTGATCAGATCGTTAACAATACATTATTGTCAGGAACAACCCATACCTATCGTAACCGTGGCTTTAAGGGTGCTTATCAGGACTGGTGGGCACGCATTTTTACCAATATGGGTATTCCTCGTGAGTATCATTGGCTTATGGTAAATAGTGAGAAACAAGTTGATATGGCAAGCATAGGGTTGCGTGGATCAGATTATACCAAGGGAGTGAGCGGTATTCATGCCTATGAGGTCCAAGGGTATGATCCCATGTTAAAGATGCTCTATGGGGTAACAAACGGAGACGATCTTAATTATTCTACCACTCAATTTAGGAATATATACCACGAAAAATACGGCGATAAAAGCCAGTCCGAAACTACTTTTGATCAAATGGCGCGTAGTATCACCACTTTCCAGATCAATGAAGTAAAGAAAGAAGCGAAAAGAAAACTCGGAGAATTATTGCTGGGCAAGAAAAATGAAATATTAAAGGCCGAGGGTATACTAACGGATACTAATCCCATTGATCCTAATCTTATGGTTGTCAGTTATTCGGGCAGATTTGTTCCGGAAAAAGGAGGGAGAAACAGAGCTTTTGTTGATGAAAATCTCAGGGTTCTTCTGGGAAAAGGCGTTCAGGTAGTTATATTTGGAAATGTGCAGCCGTATCCTGCTAGTGAGGATATGGGAAGAAAAATGAGAAAACTTGCAAATAAATTAAATCGTGAAATGGAAACAAACGGCAAAAAAGGAAAACTGATATTTATACCGAGTTTCAGCATTGATGAACAGATAGCGCTTCTCGCAGCGTCTGATGTCCAGGTGCAGGATTCTGAACGTCGTACAGGCGCGTGTGAATATACTGAGGCCGATGTATCAGCAAATTGCGGGCTGCAGTTTTCACCGCCGTTTTGGGAAGGACTCATTGGTATTCAAGGTGAGCCGATTAACTATAAAGAAGGCTCAGGAAATACTGTTATTCCCAGTGATAGTACACCTGAAGCGTATTTAGAGTCTTTTGAGATGCTTGTAGATCTTTATAACAGCGGAGATATTTTAAAATACCAGCTTAATTCAATTTACATAAGTAATGTGCTTGAAGCATCACAAGTAGCTGCAGAATATATCAAGCAGTGGGCTACAAATGTTGAAAATAAGAGTATTATCACAGAGTATCCTTACTTCCGTTTCCGCGTTATTACTGATGGCAGTGGAAGTAAAAAAATTAGAATTTTGGTGCATCCGAAAAACAGGGATGTTGTTCCGAATGTTATTAGGTGGGGAACGGCTGATAGTACTCTTTCAAATGCACCGTGGTACAATATTCAGGACGATATACTCTTGTTTGATGAAAAGAGCGGGTATTATATCGCTGAGCGTGATATACCGTTTGGGAATCAATTTATTTCATTTGCAATAAATTATAAAGGTGGCCAGTGGGATAATAACAGAGTATATAGCGATAAGCATCAAGGATATATTGTGAAGAATTATCATATTGATGTGTCAAATATACCACAATTCAAGGCAGAACCAGTTATTGTTGAGCCACTTCCGGTAGCGGTCGAGTCAAGCACGTAA
- a CDS encoding CerR family C-terminal domain-containing protein translates to MTDNIDTKENTRLRVLKSACDIFAEKGYDNTTVQEICEKAGANVASVNYYFRNKETLYEETWNHAYTLANSAYPPFLEEEKDISPEKRLHTYINAMIRRTLDGGEASYFSKFMIKELAKPTPALKHIVEKILLPQTVYIEKIIKDLLGPKATDTQVRLCLMNIISPHVLFSCNTPIRNIIQSKQSPLLPDTKYLVEHIVTFVLAGINDLKKRIEENDHE, encoded by the coding sequence ATGACTGATAACATTGATACTAAAGAAAATACACGGTTACGTGTTCTCAAGAGCGCCTGCGACATCTTCGCTGAAAAGGGCTATGACAACACAACCGTGCAAGAAATATGTGAAAAAGCCGGAGCAAATGTTGCTTCAGTAAATTATTATTTTCGAAATAAAGAAACACTGTACGAGGAAACGTGGAACCACGCATATACTCTTGCAAACAGCGCCTATCCACCATTTCTTGAAGAAGAAAAAGATATTTCTCCAGAAAAACGTCTCCACACATACATTAATGCTATGATACGGAGGACACTCGATGGTGGCGAGGCAAGCTATTTCTCAAAATTCATGATAAAAGAGCTCGCAAAACCAACACCAGCTCTCAAACACATTGTTGAAAAAATTCTTCTTCCCCAAACTGTATACATTGAGAAAATAATAAAAGACCTTCTCGGCCCAAAAGCAACCGATACACAAGTCAGGTTATGTTTAATGAATATAATCAGCCCACATGTGCTTTTTTCGTGCAATACCCCTATACGAAATATTATTCAATCAAAACAATCCCCGCTTCTGCCCGATACAAAATATCTTGTAGAACATATCGTTACATTTGTCCTGGCGGGAATTAATGATCTAAAAAAACGCATTGAGGAAAATGATCATGAATAA
- a CDS encoding efflux RND transporter periplasmic adaptor subunit — protein sequence MKQAKKTNKVPIVIGIIIVFLTIMFVVNKSGFFQSSKEKEKLAKKEQAEKKKAPQERELPRVKAYKTSKQNYADNLPNIGTVRGSSTVNMRFETAGRVKDFNFREGDLVKKGQIIAELGHSDADLKIQFRKSKLDTAKTNLLSAGKKVEIHEKLYKANAIVKLKLDEIKLEYDRAKQALDAARIELESSNQELEKTYLHANRDGILGSKDIEPGEYVTSSVKVASLIEVKDVLIEMGIIEKDVEKIKQGLPVHVTVDAYPDREFTGEVYSIASTVQGSRTLTVKAKVPNPDILLLPGMFARVIIKVYEKDDTIVIPTSALNKGEGGYMVNVISKENKIEPREVEIGYATTDNAQIDEGLKPGELVVIDAKEKLKPETQVEVVDIQE from the coding sequence ATGAAACAGGCAAAAAAGACAAATAAAGTGCCAATAGTAATAGGTATTATCATTGTTTTTTTGACCATAATGTTTGTTGTCAATAAAAGTGGTTTTTTCCAATCTTCAAAAGAAAAAGAAAAGCTGGCTAAGAAAGAACAAGCTGAGAAAAAGAAGGCTCCACAAGAGCGTGAATTGCCTCGCGTAAAGGCGTATAAAACATCAAAACAAAACTATGCGGATAATCTTCCTAACATTGGTACAGTGAGAGGATCGAGTACTGTTAATATGCGTTTTGAAACAGCAGGACGTGTAAAAGATTTTAATTTTAGAGAAGGTGATCTCGTTAAAAAAGGTCAGATAATTGCTGAGTTGGGGCATAGTGACGCTGATTTGAAAATTCAATTTAGAAAGTCGAAACTTGATACCGCGAAGACGAATCTTTTATCTGCTGGTAAAAAAGTTGAAATACATGAAAAGCTCTACAAAGCAAATGCTATAGTAAAATTGAAGCTTGATGAGATAAAACTTGAATATGACAGAGCTAAACAAGCGCTTGATGCTGCACGTATAGAGTTGGAGTCATCAAATCAGGAGCTTGAGAAGACATATCTTCATGCTAATCGTGACGGTATTCTTGGTTCAAAAGACATTGAACCTGGTGAATACGTGACGAGCTCAGTGAAGGTTGCCAGCTTGATTGAAGTCAAAGATGTTTTGATTGAGATGGGTATTATTGAAAAAGATGTTGAGAAGATAAAACAAGGTTTGCCGGTACATGTTACGGTAGATGCGTATCCTGATAGGGAATTTACCGGTGAGGTCTACAGTATTGCATCAACAGTTCAGGGGAGTAGAACACTAACGGTAAAGGCCAAGGTACCTAATCCTGATATATTACTACTTCCGGGTATGTTTGCTAGGGTTATCATAAAGGTATATGAAAAAGACGACACAATAGTTATCCCTACATCTGCGCTTAATAAAGGCGAGGGTGGATACATGGTCAATGTGATAAGTAAAGAGAACAAAATAGAGCCTCGTGAGGTAGAAATAGGGTATGCAACAACTGATAATGCACAAATTGATGAAGGTCTCAAACCTGGTGAATTGGTAGTTATTGATGCAAAAGAGAAATTAAAGCCAGAGACACAGGTTGAAGTTGTAGATATACAGGAATAG
- a CDS encoding TolC family protein: protein MNKNTIQVTLLITSLMIFSSSCTFLPKIKKPPEGKISEAFTESDSKVKMPDQWWTSFENNDLNALMGKAFVGNLSLKETFYRLKQAKARAVIAGSELFPQINATGNASRNRTMRENVTTNTTTWGTQHRKISTTIQDWAVGIAASYEVDLWGRIRSGRSAAIFEEMASEKDLETSAFSLSAEITDRWIRILEQRAQKRLLHEQLKTNKSYLELVELRYKKAIVSSLDVYQQKQTVESIRQQIPLVEAQEQVLLHELAVLLGKLPRTNMDITEKSLPHLPALPETGIPADLLQNRPDVKAAFLRLQESRWNVSGAIANRLPAINLTGAASYDTEGIEDLFDNWFFNLGSSLAMPLVDGFKRKAEVERTKAVMNEYLNAYRRTVLNAIKEVEDALIREKKQIEHIDSLKDQIDAARKGLEVAGERYLKGVSDYLPVLTQLSAVQRLERDMITSHRNLLVYRVNLYRALGGTWTDNIEQKLEHETETATAKNVRK, encoded by the coding sequence ATGAATAAAAATACTATACAAGTAACACTACTCATCACTAGTTTAATGATATTTTCCTCGTCTTGCACATTTTTACCAAAAATAAAAAAACCTCCTGAGGGGAAAATATCCGAAGCATTTACTGAAAGTGACAGCAAAGTAAAAATGCCCGATCAGTGGTGGACTTCATTTGAAAATAATGATTTGAATGCTCTTATGGGAAAAGCTTTTGTAGGCAACCTTTCACTTAAAGAAACCTTTTATCGCCTTAAACAGGCAAAGGCGCGTGCAGTTATTGCCGGTTCTGAACTGTTTCCGCAAATCAATGCTACGGGCAATGCAAGCAGAAACCGCACGATGAGAGAGAATGTCACAACTAATACAACAACCTGGGGAACTCAACATAGAAAGATCTCGACCACTATTCAGGACTGGGCGGTGGGTATCGCGGCAAGTTATGAAGTCGATCTCTGGGGACGGATTCGTTCCGGACGAAGTGCAGCTATATTTGAGGAGATGGCATCTGAAAAAGATCTTGAGACATCGGCATTCAGTCTTTCTGCTGAAATCACTGACCGATGGATCAGAATACTCGAACAACGTGCTCAAAAAAGACTATTACATGAGCAGCTTAAAACCAATAAATCGTATCTGGAACTCGTCGAACTACGATACAAAAAAGCAATTGTCTCATCGCTTGACGTCTACCAGCAAAAACAAACCGTTGAATCTATACGCCAGCAGATTCCGCTTGTTGAAGCGCAGGAACAGGTTTTACTACATGAACTAGCGGTACTCTTAGGAAAACTTCCTCGGACAAACATGGATATAACAGAAAAATCTCTTCCCCATCTTCCGGCACTGCCTGAGACAGGGATTCCCGCTGATCTCTTACAAAACCGCCCTGATGTAAAAGCCGCATTTTTGAGACTGCAGGAATCTCGCTGGAATGTATCAGGGGCTATCGCAAACAGATTGCCCGCTATTAATCTTACAGGGGCAGCATCGTATGATACTGAAGGTATTGAAGATCTTTTTGATAACTGGTTTTTTAATCTCGGATCAAGCCTCGCAATGCCGCTTGTCGATGGATTTAAGCGTAAAGCAGAGGTCGAGCGCACCAAAGCGGTTATGAATGAATATTTAAACGCGTACAGAAGAACGGTCCTTAACGCAATAAAAGAAGTTGAAGACGCATTAATACGCGAGAAAAAACAGATTGAGCACATTGATTCATTAAAAGATCAGATAGATGCCGCACGCAAGGGTCTGGAAGTTGCCGGTGAAAGATACTTAAAAGGCGTTAGCGACTATCTTCCTGTGCTCACCCAGCTCTCTGCGGTCCAAAGACTGGAAAGAGATATGATCACCAGTCACAGAAATCTACTCGTATATCGTGTAAATCTTTATCGGGCGCTCGGAGGTACCTGGACTGACAATATAGAACAAAAACTAGAACATGAAACTGAAACAGCTACGGCTAAAAATGTGAGGAAATAA
- a CDS encoding efflux RND transporter permease subunit, whose product MADSDYKTSHKGPLAWMAGNTVAANLLMLVFIIGGLLYSTRIKQEVFPSFELDMVSISVPYPGASPEEIEKGVIFSVEEAVRGLDGVKEVTSKSQEGVGTVRVEILLGENNQKILQDIKQEVDRITSFPEETEEPQITLLTMRRQVLQLVLYGDTDEITLRKLAEKVRDELIQSKDITQVELGAVRPLEISIEVPQSNLRAYNLTLDEIARKVKQTSVELPGGGIKTNSGEILLRMKERRDYGKEFSRIPIVTSAEGTEVLLDDIATIVDGFEDIDKYALYNGKSSVLVNVYRVGKQTPIQVSDAVKKFVSENVHLIPPGIGIAVQNDSSDIYRQRLNLLIRNGRIGLIVVFIILALFLEARLAFWVTIGIPISFLGSLLFLPVFGVSINMISLFAFIIALGIVVDDAIVVGENIYKYHQDGVPFLESAIKGVREVVMPVTFSILTNIAAFMPLFFIPGVTGKIFRTIPAVVVVVFLISLVESLLILPSHLGHQKTKRGRFGAWVHGYQKQFSDGFSHFIKTVFGPFLEKVIHKRYVTIAIAVSILIITISFMTSGRLGMTLFPRVESDLAVAGIVMPFGCSVEETESVQKKLITALNEVVAENGGEELVSGIFSEIGAATSLSSMRERQRSGAHLSQIIAYLTPPDVRPIGTAKLVKLWRERVGEIPGVESLTFQSDAGGPGSGSSLKIELSHSDIKVLEKASSELADALSYFPKVKDIDDGFSPGKQQLDFHLLPEARSLGLNTLDVARQIRNAFYGSEALRQQRGRNEIKVMVRLPKSERISEYNWEELLISTPSGIEIPILEAIDFNRGRSYTSIERREGRRIVNVRADVEPNSHSGKVIAALKKNTLPELTRKYPGLNYSFEGKQADIAENLGSLKIGFLFAMILVYGLLAIPFRSYIQPAIVMVSIPFGIIGAVIGHLIMGYSLSILSMFGIVALSGVVVNDSLLLINFANNARAEGKTAFEAIVLAGTRRFRPIILTTITTFGGLAPMIFETSMQARFLIPMAISLGYGILFATGITLLLVPSLYMTIEDVKKAFGLRMTHHEDHN is encoded by the coding sequence ATGGCAGATAGCGATTATAAAACTAGTCATAAAGGCCCTCTTGCGTGGATGGCAGGAAATACTGTAGCCGCAAACCTTCTCATGCTTGTTTTTATTATTGGCGGATTATTATACAGCACAAGAATCAAGCAGGAAGTTTTTCCGAGCTTTGAACTTGATATGGTGAGTATCTCTGTCCCTTATCCCGGTGCAAGCCCGGAAGAAATTGAAAAAGGGGTTATTTTCTCTGTTGAGGAAGCAGTAAGAGGACTTGACGGCGTTAAGGAAGTAACATCAAAATCACAAGAAGGTGTCGGCACCGTTAGGGTTGAAATCCTGCTTGGTGAAAACAATCAGAAAATACTTCAGGATATAAAACAGGAAGTTGACCGCATAACATCTTTTCCAGAGGAAACTGAAGAGCCCCAAATAACACTTCTTACAATGCGAAGACAAGTGCTTCAACTTGTATTATATGGTGATACAGATGAAATAACTTTAAGGAAACTCGCTGAAAAAGTCCGGGACGAACTGATTCAGTCTAAGGACATCACGCAAGTTGAGCTGGGTGCTGTACGCCCGCTTGAAATTAGCATAGAAGTTCCTCAGAGCAACCTCAGAGCATATAATCTTACACTTGATGAAATCGCACGGAAAGTAAAACAAACATCAGTTGAACTTCCCGGAGGAGGTATTAAAACAAATAGCGGTGAAATACTCCTCAGGATGAAAGAACGCAGGGATTACGGAAAGGAATTCTCAAGAATACCGATCGTTACCAGCGCGGAAGGGACCGAAGTTCTGTTAGACGATATAGCGACTATCGTTGACGGATTTGAAGATATCGACAAGTATGCCCTCTATAATGGCAAATCATCAGTGCTTGTTAATGTCTATAGAGTAGGGAAACAGACCCCGATACAGGTCTCTGATGCGGTAAAAAAATTCGTTTCTGAGAACGTCCATCTCATTCCTCCCGGTATTGGGATCGCTGTACAAAATGATTCTTCAGACATCTATCGTCAGCGCCTCAATCTCCTTATTAGAAATGGACGCATAGGTCTTATTGTCGTTTTTATTATTCTCGCACTGTTCCTTGAAGCCAGGCTCGCGTTTTGGGTAACAATAGGTATACCCATATCATTTTTGGGATCACTTCTTTTCCTGCCCGTTTTCGGGGTCTCTATCAATATGATTTCTCTATTCGCTTTCATAATCGCACTCGGTATTGTCGTTGATGATGCGATTGTTGTCGGTGAAAATATTTATAAATACCACCAGGATGGGGTGCCCTTCCTAGAGTCCGCTATAAAAGGTGTCCGTGAAGTAGTTATGCCGGTGACATTCAGTATTCTTACTAACATCGCTGCTTTCATGCCACTCTTTTTTATACCAGGTGTAACAGGTAAAATCTTTCGAACAATACCAGCTGTTGTTGTCGTGGTGTTTTTAATATCACTTGTTGAAAGCCTTCTTATTCTTCCCTCTCATTTAGGTCACCAGAAAACAAAACGGGGTAGATTTGGTGCATGGGTCCACGGATATCAGAAACAGTTCAGTGACGGTTTTTCGCATTTTATTAAGACGGTTTTTGGTCCATTTCTGGAGAAAGTCATACATAAACGCTACGTAACCATTGCCATTGCAGTAAGTATTCTTATTATAACAATCAGCTTCATGACCAGCGGCAGACTTGGCATGACACTTTTCCCGCGTGTTGAATCTGACCTTGCTGTTGCGGGTATAGTTATGCCGTTTGGCTGTTCTGTAGAAGAAACGGAAAGCGTACAGAAAAAACTCATTACGGCACTCAATGAAGTCGTAGCAGAAAACGGCGGAGAGGAACTGGTGAGCGGAATATTTTCTGAAATCGGTGCCGCAACAAGTTTAAGCAGTATGCGTGAAAGGCAAAGATCAGGGGCACACCTCTCCCAAATTATTGCGTATCTGACTCCTCCGGATGTCCGGCCGATAGGAACGGCAAAACTGGTAAAACTCTGGCGCGAACGTGTAGGAGAAATACCGGGTGTTGAATCCCTAACCTTTCAATCGGATGCAGGCGGACCCGGGTCAGGATCTTCCCTGAAAATTGAATTAAGCCACTCAGATATAAAAGTTCTGGAAAAGGCAAGCAGTGAACTTGCCGATGCCTTGAGTTATTTCCCAAAGGTTAAAGACATCGATGACGGTTTTTCCCCGGGAAAACAACAGCTTGATTTTCATCTCTTACCTGAAGCACGAAGCCTGGGATTGAATACTCTTGATGTCGCCCGTCAAATACGAAACGCCTTTTACGGTTCCGAAGCATTGCGCCAGCAAAGAGGAAGAAATGAGATTAAAGTAATGGTGCGGCTGCCAAAGTCAGAGCGTATATCAGAATATAACTGGGAAGAGCTCTTGATATCAACACCAAGCGGCATCGAAATCCCTATACTGGAGGCAATTGACTTTAATCGGGGGAGATCCTATACCTCTATTGAACGTCGTGAGGGAAGACGCATCGTAAATGTCAGGGCTGACGTAGAACCAAACAGCCATTCCGGTAAAGTTATTGCGGCACTCAAGAAAAATACACTCCCAGAACTCACAAGAAAATATCCGGGATTGAATTACAGTTTTGAAGGTAAACAAGCAGATATTGCAGAAAATCTGGGAAGCCTGAAAATCGGCTTTTTGTTTGCTATGATACTTGTTTACGGGCTACTCGCCATCCCTTTCAGAAGTTACATTCAGCCGGCAATAGTCATGGTCAGTATTCCGTTTGGCATAATCGGTGCGGTTATAGGTCATTTGATTATGGGATACAGCCTGAGTATCCTGAGCATGTTTGGCATTGTCGCTCTTTCGGGGGTGGTCGTGAACGATTCACTTCTTTTAATCAATTTCGCAAATAATGCTCGGGCAGAAGGAAAAACAGCTTTTGAAGCTATAGTGCTTGCCGGAACACGGCGTTTCAGACCGATCATACTCACAACCATCACCACATTCGGCGGTCTCGCACCAATGATATTTGAAACCTCTATGCAGGCACGATTTTTAATACCAATGGCAATCTCTCTCGGATACGGCATTCTTTTCGCCACTGGAATAACCTTACTTCTCGTCCCCAGCCTATACATGACGATAGAAGATGTAAAAAAGGCTTTCGGATTACGCATGACACATCATGAGGATCATAATTGA